Proteins co-encoded in one Nicotiana sylvestris chromosome 7, ASM39365v2, whole genome shotgun sequence genomic window:
- the LOC104239456 gene encoding uncharacterized protein — protein MWYLCVFYHRLLDYRKPEVESLAELFGAFSKGEPTNNGDLKSNCSNSLEWKLPEHHHPDSPFHLVSLPSEEIARNVANRSILVKGIFELWGEGSSLEELEESIIKYPDERKQPYLTSDSTFKIAVDTFGKAISFEEQNERIRSFSYIPFKGRVNLKNPDHTFWLIETDNYGSSNGLPPIVGRKVFFGREIGAADRKLLPTYQLKSRTYLGPTAMDAEMAFLMANQAQAKPGRLVYDPFVGTGSILVAAAHYGAMTMGADIDIRVVRDGRGPDCNVWSNFKQYGLPTPVALLRADNNLPPWRSGLKEVFDAIICDPPYGVRAGGRKSGGRKLLKGVIDPYTVPDDKRTGHIPSTAPYSLVECVHDLLDLAAKMLVMGGRLVYFYPVLRDNESADTTFPEHPCFKLVATSEQMLSYRYSRVLLTMVKIEPYTEEIELAARIKHLEFKENHLKWLEEGNLHSAVFSPADIHLKVSGDTKIGKESKGKYRGKYV, from the exons ATGTGGTACCTATGCGTCTTCTATCATAGATTACTTGACTACAGGAAACCTGAAGTTGAGTCTTTGGCTGAGCTTTTTGGTGCTTTCAGCAAAGGAGAGCCAACAAACAATGGTGACTTAAAAAGCAATTGCAGTAATTCACTTGAATGGAAGCTTCCAGAACATCACCACCCTGACTCGCCTTTTCACTTAGTTAGTCTTCCTTCTGAAGAAATCGCCCGTAATGTTGCAAATCGAA GTATTCTTGTAAAAGGAATCTTTGAACTCTGGGGAGAAGGAAGTAGCCTTGAAGAACTAGAAGAGTCTATTATAAAGTATCCTGATGAGCGGAAGCAGCCATACCTGACATCTGATAGCACATTCAAGATTGCTGTTGACACCTTTGGGAAGGCTATCAGCTTTGAGGAGCAAAATGAGCGTATTCGATCATTCTCCTACATCCCTTTCAAG GGCCGGGTGAACTTAAAAAATCCTGATCATACATTCTGGCTCATAGAAACGGACAATTATGGTTCTAGTAATGGACTGCCACCCATCGTGGGAAGGAAAGTCTTTTTTGGTCGAGAGATTGGTGCTGCTGATAGGAAGCTTTTGCCGACTTATCAGTTAAAAAGTCGTACTTATCTTGGTCCGACTGCCATGGATGCCGAGATGGCATTCCTGATGGCGAACCAAGCACAGGCCAAACCTGGGAGGCTTGTCTATGACCCTTTTGTGGGCACAGGAAGCATTCTAGTTGCAGCAGCCCATTATGGGGCAATGACAATG GGTGCAGATATTGACATTCGGGTAGTGCGTGATGGGCGTGGTCCAGATTGTAATGTCTGGAGCAACTTCAAGCAG TATGGATTGCCAACGCCTGTTGCTTTATTAAGGGCAGACAACAATCTTCCTCCTTGGCGTTCAGGATTGAAAGAG GTTTTCGATGCCATAATATGTGATCCTCCCTATGGAGTCCGTGCTGGAGGACGTAAATCTGGTGGCAGGAAGCTTTTGAAAGGAGTAATTGATCCATATACCGTTCCTGATGACAAAAGAACAGGCCACATACCATCAACTGCTCCTTACAGCTTAGTGGAATGTGTGCATGATTTGCTTGACCTTGCTGCTAAGATGCTCGTGATGGGTGGCCGGCTTGTGTACTTTTATCCAGTATTAAGAGACAACGAGTCAGCTGATACTACTTTTCCAGAGCACCCCTGTTTCAAATTGGTTGCTACCTCAGAGCAGATGCTGAGCTATAGGTACAGCAGGGTACTACTAACCATGGTCAAAATTGAACCATATACTGAAGAAATTGAATTAGCAGCAAGGATCAAACATTTGGAGTTCAAGGAAAACCATCTGAAGTGGTTAGAAGAAGGTAATCTTCATTCAGCAGTTTTTAGTCCTGCCGACATTCACCTTAAAGTGTCAGGTGATACAAAGATTGGTAAAGAATCAAAGGGAAAGTATAGAGGCAAATATGTCTAG